A single genomic interval of Stenotrophomonas sp. ZAC14D1_NAIMI4_1 harbors:
- the rpsO gene encoding 30S ribosomal protein S15, with translation MSIDTQKVIEDNKRSSADTGSPEVQVALLTARIELLTGHFKTHKKDHHSRRGLLQMVNRRRSLLDYLKKKDVERYKALIEKLGLRR, from the coding sequence ATGTCGATCGACACCCAGAAGGTCATTGAAGACAACAAGCGCAGCTCGGCTGACACCGGCTCCCCGGAAGTCCAGGTTGCCCTGCTGACCGCCCGCATCGAACTGCTGACCGGCCACTTCAAGACCCACAAGAAGGACCACCACAGCCGCCGCGGCCTGCTGCAGATGGTCAACCGCCGTCGCAGCCTGCTCGACTACCTGAAGAAGAAGGACGTCGAGCGTTACAAGGCCCTGATCGAAAAGCTTGGCCTGCGTCGCTAA
- the truB gene encoding tRNA pseudouridine(55) synthase TruB, with protein sequence MTRIQFRRLDGILLLDKSTGMSSNAALQVARRLFRAEKGGHTGSLDPLATGLLPLCFGEATKIAGLLLGSAKAYDAEIQLGQTTDTDDSEGQVLLQRPVPAISAEALQVALAPLTGRILQRAPIYSALKQGGEPLYVKARRGEAIEAPEREVHVQAIEVLEQQADRLRLRVTCGSGTYIRSLARDLGEALGCGAHISALRRLWVEPFHAPAMVTLDQLRAMVEAGDEAGMDALLLPLAAGLAEYPRVDLDAEQAHRFCVGQRQRDPSWPRGLVAVYGPDDAVQGLGQVDDSGLLAPQRRFNL encoded by the coding sequence ATGACCCGAATTCAGTTCCGCCGCCTGGATGGCATCCTGCTGCTCGACAAGTCGACCGGCATGAGCTCCAACGCCGCCCTGCAGGTGGCCCGCCGCCTGTTCCGTGCCGAAAAGGGCGGCCATACCGGCAGCCTTGACCCGCTGGCCACCGGCCTGCTGCCGCTCTGCTTCGGCGAGGCGACCAAGATCGCCGGCCTGCTGCTGGGTTCGGCCAAGGCCTACGACGCCGAGATCCAGCTCGGCCAGACCACCGATACCGATGATTCCGAAGGCCAGGTGCTGCTGCAGCGCCCGGTGCCGGCCATCAGTGCCGAGGCCCTGCAGGTCGCCCTGGCGCCGCTGACCGGCCGCATCCTGCAGCGGGCACCGATCTATTCGGCGCTGAAGCAGGGCGGTGAGCCGCTGTATGTGAAGGCCCGCCGCGGTGAAGCCATCGAGGCGCCCGAGCGCGAGGTGCACGTGCAGGCCATCGAGGTGCTCGAGCAGCAGGCCGATCGCCTGCGCCTGCGGGTGACCTGTGGTTCGGGCACCTACATCCGCAGCCTGGCCCGCGACCTCGGCGAGGCGCTGGGCTGCGGCGCCCACATCAGCGCGCTGCGCAGGCTGTGGGTCGAGCCGTTCCATGCCCCGGCCATGGTCACCCTGGACCAGCTGCGGGCGATGGTCGAGGCCGGCGACGAAGCCGGCATGGACGCACTGCTGCTGCCGCTGGCTGCCGGCCTGGCCGAATACCCGCGCGTCGACCTCGACGCTGAACAGGCCCATCGCTTCTGTGTCGGCCAGCGCCAGCGCGACCCGTCGTGGCCGCGCGGCCTGGTGGCCGTGTACGGTCCGGACGATGCTGTCCAGGGCCTGGGCCAGGTCGACGACAGTGGCCTGCTGGCCCCGCAGCGCCGGTTCAACCTCTGA
- a CDS encoding PepSY-associated TM helix domain-containing protein, producing MKFSSQTLRTFTTLHTWVGLVAGFGLFVAFYAGALTLFHHDLPMWQTPGAASVLPSGLDDAQYLLDDVLAKHPEARRHVGMTFPGAEHPQPLAYWQGADGGWRYAWPGQTGGSPTPPQAGLAELVNELHYSLGLPVAGIYVMGIVSLLYGMALLSGVVIHLPKLLGDLFALRPGRNLKQMWQDAHNVIGVLSLPFHLMFAVTGALLCLVFIQIALLNPLIFEGKAMQVVPAAMDTAPVREAAGVPAAPGSLRELHARALEVARAQGVADFEPAYLKLANGADANATIEITGESSGTLGPLGSVALDVASGRVLASQLPGHRDANHATLSAAYALHFGEFGNGVVVWLYFLLGLGGAFLFYSGNLLWIESRRKRRQPQQPRSGVNMARATVGVCIGLCVAISVAFVTALVLERVAPAAVDHGIRWACFGTWAACALWAALRRPAQAARELLWAAAISTALVPVMHGALNGDWPWLAAARGLWPLFWIDVVALAMAFGFARLAVASQRRARDGDPNSVWAN from the coding sequence ATGAAATTCAGTTCGCAGACCCTGCGTACCTTCACCACCCTGCACACCTGGGTCGGCCTGGTGGCCGGCTTCGGCCTGTTCGTGGCGTTCTATGCCGGTGCCCTCACCCTGTTCCACCACGACCTGCCGATGTGGCAGACGCCGGGCGCGGCCAGCGTGCTGCCGTCCGGGCTGGATGATGCGCAGTACCTGCTGGACGACGTGCTGGCCAAGCACCCGGAGGCGCGCCGCCATGTCGGCATGACCTTCCCCGGCGCCGAGCACCCGCAGCCGCTGGCCTACTGGCAAGGGGCCGACGGCGGCTGGCGCTATGCCTGGCCCGGTCAGACCGGCGGCAGCCCGACGCCGCCGCAGGCCGGCCTGGCCGAGCTGGTCAACGAGCTGCACTACAGCCTGGGCCTGCCGGTGGCCGGCATCTACGTGATGGGCATCGTCAGCCTGCTGTACGGCATGGCCCTGCTCAGCGGCGTGGTCATCCACCTGCCCAAGCTGCTGGGTGACCTGTTCGCGCTGCGCCCGGGCCGCAACCTCAAGCAGATGTGGCAGGACGCGCACAACGTGATCGGCGTGCTCAGCCTGCCGTTCCACCTGATGTTCGCGGTGACCGGCGCCCTGCTCTGCCTGGTGTTCATTCAGATCGCCCTGCTCAACCCGCTCATCTTCGAAGGCAAGGCCATGCAGGTGGTGCCGGCGGCGATGGACACCGCGCCGGTGCGCGAGGCCGCGGGCGTGCCGGCCGCACCGGGCAGCCTGCGCGAGCTGCACGCACGCGCCCTGGAAGTGGCGCGCGCACAGGGCGTTGCCGATTTCGAACCGGCCTACCTGAAGCTGGCCAATGGCGCAGATGCCAACGCCACCATCGAGATCACCGGCGAATCCAGCGGCACCCTCGGCCCGCTCGGCTCGGTCGCACTGGATGTGGCCAGTGGCCGCGTGCTGGCCAGCCAGCTGCCCGGCCATCGCGATGCCAACCACGCCACGCTCAGCGCGGCGTACGCCCTGCACTTCGGCGAGTTCGGCAACGGCGTGGTGGTCTGGCTGTACTTCCTGCTGGGGCTGGGCGGCGCCTTCCTGTTCTACTCGGGCAACCTGCTGTGGATCGAATCGCGGCGCAAGCGCCGGCAGCCGCAGCAGCCGCGTTCGGGAGTGAACATGGCGCGGGCGACGGTGGGCGTGTGCATCGGCCTGTGCGTGGCGATTTCGGTGGCGTTCGTCACCGCGCTGGTGCTCGAACGGGTGGCCCCGGCCGCGGTGGACCACGGCATCCGCTGGGCCTGCTTCGGCACCTGGGCGGCGTGCGCGCTGTGGGCGGCCCTGCGCCGGCCGGCGCAGGCCGCGCGTGAACTGCTGTGGGCCGCAGCCATCAGCACCGCCCTGGTGCCGGTGATGCATGGCGCACTCAACGGCGACTGGCCGTGGCTGGCCGCCGCGCGCGGGCTGTGGCCGCTGTTCTGGATCGACGTGGTGGCGCTGGCGATGGCGTTCGGCTTTGCGCGGCTGGCGGTGGCCAGCCAGCGCCGTGCCCGTGATGGCGACCCCAACAGCGTGTGGGCCAATTGA
- a CDS encoding serine hydrolase gives MRSTLPALALLCAVFALPFAARATPPDPARLQALQQAIATDELKQIRSVLLQVDGKVVYEGYFNGADAQTLHDVRSASKGVTALLVGAAIGDGTLPGVQARVYDYFPAFTARHAIDSRLRGTTVQDLLTMSSLWECDDENPFSAGHEERMYVRERWLDFALALPVKGFAPWMQRPEDSPHGRAFAYCTASPFVLGAVLEQASGQPLAEYAARVLERPLGITRSQWNRSPEGIGMGGGGTRYRTQDLARFGQLVLDGGRWQGRQLVPRDYIEAMVQAQATTSDGSDYGYQWWGLKLDVQGSPRTVWAMSGNGGNYVFVLPEQRVVAVVTSQAFNRNFAHPQSRRILTEFLLPALR, from the coding sequence ATGCGTTCGACCCTGCCTGCCCTGGCCCTGCTCTGCGCCGTATTCGCCCTGCCCTTCGCGGCCCGCGCCACGCCACCTGACCCAGCCCGCCTGCAGGCCCTGCAGCAGGCCATCGCCACCGACGAACTGAAGCAGATCCGCAGCGTGCTGCTGCAGGTGGATGGCAAGGTGGTCTACGAGGGCTATTTCAACGGCGCCGATGCGCAGACCCTGCACGACGTGCGCTCGGCCAGCAAGGGCGTGACAGCGCTGCTGGTCGGTGCCGCCATCGGCGATGGCACGCTGCCCGGCGTGCAGGCCCGGGTGTACGACTACTTCCCGGCCTTCACTGCCCGGCACGCCATCGATTCGCGCCTGCGCGGCACGACCGTGCAGGACCTGCTGACCATGAGCAGCCTCTGGGAATGCGATGACGAGAACCCGTTCTCGGCCGGCCACGAGGAGCGCATGTACGTGCGCGAGCGCTGGCTGGACTTCGCCCTGGCCCTGCCGGTGAAGGGCTTCGCGCCGTGGATGCAGCGCCCGGAGGACAGCCCGCATGGCCGCGCATTCGCGTACTGCACCGCCAGCCCGTTCGTGCTGGGCGCCGTGCTGGAACAGGCCAGTGGCCAACCGCTGGCCGAGTACGCCGCACGGGTCCTGGAGCGGCCGCTGGGCATCACCCGCAGCCAGTGGAACCGCTCGCCGGAGGGCATCGGCATGGGCGGCGGCGGCACGCGCTACCGCACGCAGGACCTCGCGCGGTTCGGCCAGCTGGTGCTGGACGGTGGCCGCTGGCAGGGCCGCCAGCTCGTGCCCAGGGACTACATCGAGGCGATGGTGCAGGCGCAGGCAACCACCTCCGACGGCAGCGACTACGGCTACCAGTGGTGGGGCCTGAAGCTGGACGTGCAGGGTTCGCCGCGTACGGTCTGGGCGATGTCCGGCAACGGCGGCAACTACGTCTTCGTGCTGCCCGAGCAGCGCGTGGTGGCGGTAGTCACCAGCCAGGCGTTCAACCGCAACTTCGCCCACCCGCAGTCGCGGCGCATCCTCACCGAGTTCCTGCTGCCGGCGCTGCGCTGA
- a CDS encoding glycoside hydrolase family 18 protein, with translation MLRQTLAGLALLIAAAVPVASHAAQPPIYGAYYPGGSAERYPVSRIPADRLTHLFYAFSTIDAGRCTVGAEAADNFAALAELKKAHPHLRTLISIGGWGAGGFSDAALTEASRKRLVDSCMALFFDQYAGSFDGVDIDWEFPVSGGPKELAHRPQDRANMTRLAQAFRVALDARGRKLGQPMLLTAALAAGRLQTDGPYDPAASYDLPALANVLDFINLMSYDMGTGFSAVSTFNAPLHEVAADPLAPELRRWNNVAGAVQYYRDHGVPADKLVLGVPFYGRGFKVTGEAPDGVYQAYSAPADAGDWRVIKARYLDQPGWTKHWQPQAQSPWLYNAAEKIFISYEDPRSIGLRAQFAREQGLAGVFMWELTGDDEQASLLNAMLAPWHKARVGD, from the coding sequence ATGTTGCGCCAGACCTTGGCCGGGCTTGCCCTGCTGATCGCCGCCGCCGTTCCTGTCGCCAGCCACGCGGCGCAGCCGCCGATCTACGGTGCCTACTACCCCGGTGGTTCGGCCGAGCGCTACCCGGTGTCGCGTATTCCAGCCGATCGCCTCACCCACCTGTTCTATGCGTTCTCCACCATCGACGCAGGGCGCTGCACGGTCGGCGCCGAAGCGGCGGACAACTTCGCCGCGCTGGCCGAGCTGAAGAAGGCGCACCCGCACCTGCGCACGCTGATCTCCATCGGCGGCTGGGGCGCCGGTGGCTTTTCCGATGCCGCGCTGACCGAGGCCAGCCGCAAGCGCCTGGTCGATTCGTGCATGGCGCTGTTCTTCGACCAGTACGCGGGCAGCTTCGATGGCGTGGACATCGACTGGGAATTCCCGGTCAGTGGCGGCCCGAAGGAGCTGGCCCATCGCCCGCAGGACCGCGCGAACATGACCCGGCTCGCGCAGGCGTTCCGCGTGGCGCTGGATGCGCGCGGCCGCAAGCTTGGCCAGCCGATGCTGCTGACCGCCGCCCTCGCAGCCGGCCGCCTGCAGACCGATGGCCCGTATGATCCGGCCGCCAGCTATGACCTGCCGGCGCTGGCCAATGTGCTCGATTTCATCAACCTGATGAGCTACGACATGGGCACCGGCTTCTCGGCGGTGTCCACCTTCAACGCGCCGCTGCATGAAGTGGCGGCCGACCCGCTGGCGCCGGAGCTGCGGCGCTGGAACAACGTGGCCGGTGCGGTGCAGTACTACCGCGACCATGGCGTGCCGGCCGACAAGCTGGTGCTGGGCGTGCCGTTCTACGGGCGTGGCTTCAAGGTGACCGGCGAGGCGCCTGATGGGGTGTACCAGGCCTACAGCGCACCGGCCGATGCCGGCGACTGGCGGGTGATCAAGGCCCGTTACCTGGACCAGCCGGGCTGGACGAAACACTGGCAGCCGCAGGCGCAGAGCCCCTGGCTGTACAACGCGGCCGAGAAGATCTTCATCAGCTACGAAGACCCGCGTTCCATCGGCCTGCGCGCGCAGTTCGCCCGCGAGCAGGGCCTGGCCGGCGTGTTCATGTGGGAGCTGACCGGCGATGACGAACAGGCCAGCCTGCTCAACGCCATGCTGGCACCGTGGCACAAGGCCCGCGTCGGCGATTGA
- a CDS encoding winged helix-turn-helix transcriptional regulator, protein MDTLRLLDLDIDRPARRVSRAGEPLPISGMTWILLDVLLAHGTDVVDFDTLAAEVWAPAVVGEDAVSQRVKLLRQALGDDSRHPRYIRSVRGRGYQLCAQPVAVSAPPARSGWDRKAAWTATAAAAVAVAAVVFVLWPRPVPQGAAQPVLQRADYYAGIGQASNNERAISLYRQALQADPESVPARRGLSRALSAQGCLFNGTPAQMEEALRLADQERQRAPDDAAAHALWGYAQDCLGDMRQAIAGYSRAIELDPADERSRASLAYLQQERGELVTALRGNLSLKAPERVRFRDVQVARELELLGFTQAAAQRHARNFQLYPDNVFSNIAWPRSLYVAGAPEQARQALDEALARGTPHPQLLRLQGELALLAGDPAAAAAAFERGRQLRPQQSLGQTLADLHGVPPSRAMWLGERLQQRAANAGDGWPDAALERALLLQAGGRHTDAVAALHQAVDDGFRDVAWLRVTPLFVPLHNAPGWPALLDRLDTDIARQRALVLAAPWRPDDLAALSAAPAAGTR, encoded by the coding sequence ATGGACACCCTTCGCCTGCTGGACCTGGACATCGATCGCCCGGCCCGACGGGTCAGCCGCGCTGGCGAACCGCTGCCGATAAGCGGCATGACCTGGATCCTGCTGGACGTGCTGCTGGCCCACGGTACCGACGTCGTGGATTTCGATACCCTGGCCGCCGAGGTCTGGGCACCGGCGGTGGTCGGCGAAGACGCGGTCAGCCAGCGGGTCAAGCTGCTGCGCCAGGCCCTTGGTGATGACAGCCGGCACCCGCGTTACATCCGTTCCGTGCGCGGTCGCGGTTACCAGCTCTGCGCGCAACCGGTCGCGGTCAGCGCACCGCCCGCGCGATCAGGATGGGACCGGAAGGCCGCCTGGACAGCCACGGCTGCCGCGGCAGTGGCCGTGGCCGCGGTCGTATTCGTGCTGTGGCCACGGCCAGTACCGCAGGGGGCCGCGCAGCCGGTGCTGCAACGCGCCGACTATTACGCCGGCATCGGCCAGGCCAGCAACAACGAACGGGCGATCAGCCTGTACCGGCAGGCCTTGCAGGCCGATCCCGAATCCGTACCGGCCCGCCGTGGCCTGTCACGGGCGCTGTCCGCGCAGGGGTGCCTGTTCAACGGCACGCCCGCGCAGATGGAAGAAGCACTGCGCTTGGCCGACCAGGAGCGCCAGCGCGCGCCGGATGATGCTGCCGCGCACGCCCTGTGGGGCTACGCGCAGGATTGCCTGGGCGACATGCGGCAGGCCATCGCGGGCTACTCGCGCGCCATCGAGCTGGACCCCGCCGACGAACGCAGCCGCGCATCGCTGGCCTACCTGCAGCAGGAGCGTGGCGAGCTGGTCACGGCGTTGCGCGGGAACCTGTCGCTGAAGGCGCCAGAGCGCGTCCGCTTCCGTGACGTGCAGGTCGCGCGCGAACTGGAATTGCTTGGCTTCACCCAGGCCGCCGCGCAGCGCCATGCGCGCAACTTCCAACTGTACCCGGACAACGTGTTTTCCAATATCGCCTGGCCGCGCAGCCTGTATGTGGCCGGCGCGCCGGAGCAGGCCAGGCAGGCGCTGGACGAGGCGCTCGCGCGCGGCACGCCGCATCCACAACTGCTGCGCCTGCAGGGCGAGCTGGCACTGCTGGCCGGCGACCCGGCGGCGGCCGCCGCGGCGTTCGAGCGTGGCCGCCAGCTTCGGCCCCAGCAGTCGCTCGGCCAGACCCTGGCGGACCTGCATGGCGTGCCACCCTCACGGGCGATGTGGCTCGGTGAGCGGCTGCAGCAGCGCGCCGCCAACGCCGGCGACGGCTGGCCGGACGCGGCGCTGGAACGGGCGCTGCTGCTGCAGGCCGGCGGGCGCCACACAGACGCCGTGGCAGCGCTGCATCAGGCCGTCGACGATGGCTTCCGCGACGTGGCATGGCTGCGCGTGACGCCCCTGTTCGTGCCCCTGCACAACGCCCCGGGGTGGCCTGCGCTGCTGGATCGCCTCGACACCGACATTGCGCGCCAGCGTGCGCTGGTGCTGGCGGCACCGTGGCGGCCGGATGACCTGGCCGCGCTCAGCGCAGCGCCGGCAGCAGGAACTCGGTGA
- the pnp gene encoding polyribonucleotide nucleotidyltransferase, whose amino-acid sequence MAKITKTFQYGKHTVTLETGEIARQAGGAVIVKFDDTVLLVSAVAAKSAREGQDFFPLTCDYQEKFYAGGRIPGGFFKREGRATEKETLISRLIDRPIRPLFPEDYKNEVQIIATVMSLNPEIDGDIPALIGASAALSLAGTPFKGPIAAAKVGYKNGEYILNPTVSELKDSELELVVAGTANAVLMVESEAALLSEDVMLGAVTFGHREMQKVINAINELTVEAGTKPSTWVAPAKNDALISALQEAIGPRLGEAFQVRDKLQRRDAISAIKKDVVETLAGRVAAEGWNPAELSKEFGELEYSTMRNSVLDTKVRIDGRQLDTVRPIAVQTGILPRTHGSSLFTRGETQAIVTITLGTARDGQVIDAVSGEYKENFLFHYNFPPYSVGETGRMMGPKRREIGHGRLAKRGVLAVMPSLESFPYTIRVVSEITESNGSSSMASVCGSSLALMDAGVPVKAPVAGIAMGLVKEGDRFVVLSDILGDEDHLGDMDFKVAGTAEGISALQMDIKIEGITEEIMKQALQQAKAGRLHILGEMAHGLTAPREELSDYAPRLLTIKIHPDKIREVIGKGGSTIQAITKETGTQIDIQDDGTIVIASVNAIAAQAAKARIEQITSDVEPGRIYEGKVAKIMDFGAFVTILPGKDGLVHVSQISSDRVEKVGDVLKEGDVVKVKVLEVDKQGRIRLSMKAVEEGEGASAE is encoded by the coding sequence GTGGCAAAAATCACCAAAACCTTCCAGTACGGCAAGCACACCGTCACGCTTGAAACCGGCGAAATCGCCCGTCAGGCCGGTGGCGCCGTCATCGTCAAGTTCGACGACACCGTGCTGCTGGTCTCCGCCGTTGCCGCCAAGAGCGCGCGCGAAGGCCAGGATTTCTTCCCCCTGACCTGTGACTATCAGGAGAAGTTCTACGCAGGTGGCCGTATCCCGGGTGGCTTCTTCAAGCGCGAAGGCCGCGCGACCGAGAAGGAAACCCTGATCTCGCGTCTGATCGACCGTCCGATCCGTCCGCTGTTCCCGGAAGACTACAAGAACGAAGTCCAGATCATCGCCACGGTGATGTCGCTGAACCCGGAAATCGACGGTGACATCCCGGCGCTGATCGGTGCCTCGGCTGCCCTGTCGCTGGCCGGTACCCCGTTCAAGGGTCCGATCGCCGCCGCCAAGGTCGGCTACAAGAACGGTGAGTACATCCTCAACCCGACCGTGTCGGAACTGAAGGATTCGGAGCTGGAACTGGTCGTTGCCGGTACCGCCAACGCCGTGCTGATGGTTGAATCCGAAGCCGCGCTGCTGTCCGAAGACGTGATGCTGGGCGCCGTGACCTTCGGTCACCGCGAAATGCAGAAGGTCATCAACGCGATCAACGAGCTGACCGTGGAAGCCGGCACCAAGCCGTCGACCTGGGTGGCCCCGGCCAAGAACGACGCGCTGATCAGCGCCCTGCAGGAAGCCATCGGCCCGCGCCTGGGCGAAGCCTTCCAGGTGCGCGACAAGCTGCAGCGCCGTGACGCCATCTCGGCGATCAAGAAGGACGTGGTTGAAACCCTGGCTGGCCGCGTGGCCGCTGAGGGCTGGAACCCGGCCGAGCTGTCGAAGGAATTCGGCGAGCTGGAATACAGCACCATGCGCAACTCGGTGCTGGACACCAAGGTCCGCATCGACGGCCGTCAGCTGGACACCGTCCGCCCGATCGCCGTGCAGACCGGCATCCTGCCGCGTACCCACGGTTCCTCGCTGTTCACCCGCGGTGAAACGCAGGCCATCGTGACCATCACCCTGGGCACCGCCCGTGATGGCCAGGTCATCGATGCCGTCTCCGGTGAGTACAAGGAAAACTTCCTGTTCCACTACAACTTCCCCCCGTACTCGGTGGGTGAGACCGGCCGCATGATGGGCCCGAAGCGCCGCGAAATCGGCCACGGTCGCCTTGCCAAGCGCGGCGTGCTGGCTGTGATGCCGTCGCTGGAATCCTTCCCGTACACCATCCGCGTCGTCTCGGAAATCACCGAGTCGAACGGCTCCTCGTCGATGGCCTCGGTCTGCGGTTCGTCGCTGGCCCTGATGGACGCCGGCGTGCCGGTGAAGGCACCGGTTGCCGGTATCGCCATGGGCCTGGTCAAGGAAGGCGATCGCTTCGTCGTCCTGTCCGACATCCTGGGTGACGAAGATCACCTGGGCGACATGGACTTCAAGGTTGCCGGTACCGCTGAGGGCATCTCCGCCCTGCAGATGGACATCAAGATCGAAGGCATCACCGAAGAGATCATGAAGCAGGCTCTGCAGCAGGCCAAGGCTGGCCGTCTGCACATCCTGGGCGAAATGGCCCACGGCCTGACCGCTCCGCGTGAAGAGCTGTCGGACTACGCGCCGCGCCTGCTGACCATCAAGATCCACCCGGACAAGATCCGCGAAGTGATCGGCAAGGGTGGCTCGACCATCCAGGCCATCACCAAGGAAACCGGCACCCAGATCGACATCCAGGATGACGGCACCATCGTCATCGCTTCGGTCAACGCCATCGCTGCCCAGGCCGCCAAGGCCCGCATCGAGCAGATCACCTCGGACGTCGAGCCGGGCCGCATCTACGAAGGCAAGGTCGCCAAGATCATGGACTTCGGTGCGTTCGTCACGATCCTGCCGGGCAAGGACGGTCTGGTCCACGTGTCGCAGATCTCCAGCGACCGCGTCGAGAAGGTCGGCGACGTGCTGAAGGAAGGCGATGTGGTCAAGGTCAAGGTCCTGGAAGTCGACAAGCAGGGCCGTATCCGCCTGTCGATGAAGGCCGTGGAAGAAGGCGAAGGCGCCAGCGCCGAGTAA
- a CDS encoding TonB-dependent siderophore receptor — protein sequence MSPQSLPVRAGLFRAPLSTLALALAAALSGALPTLAQADEARTLDTVQVTAPIATESGSATKTDTPLREIPQSISVITDRQMRDRGIHGVEEAVWYTAGAQGGQYGEDTRSDWLLVRGFKPARYLDGLATVEGTWTGESRIEPYGLERIDVLKGPASVNYGAMPPGGLVNFVSKRPSANPLQEVELQVGNYGLKQAAFDIGGALNDSGSVLYRLVGLARNSDNVIDQVHDDRYYLAPSITWTPDEANSLTVLARYQKNDTVETGGFLPYQGTVVPGVNGRYISRHFFSGEPGVNDYTKEAASLGYEFRHDFGDGTVFNQNVRYSWAEVDASHGSLGLFGLAAPDSTELVRYYYPRMDTSESVAIDNNLTFRFHSGRVEHTVLAGLDYRRARDDYASAFLFGAPGIDAYNPVYGAPVQVPDYTSRQVQTQGTLGLYLQDQIRIDRWLVTLAGRQDWVGTDTEQRIGGTGTAHQSDDQFSGRVGVNYLFDNGVSPYVSWSQSFQTTIGTDFEGRAFVPTTGEQFEAGVKYQPEGGRLLLTAAAYQIEQDNTLTVDPQHTLFSIQQGQTRVRGAELEGRWNIGQGLSVYGSYTRLDAKVRRSTDAASLGKRVALVPKESASLGADYTFTAGALSGFGFGAGVRYNGGIYGDIYNDWYTPSFTLIDASVHYDRGPWRLQVNAANAADKKYVSACNSATWCYYGYPRTVTASLRYQW from the coding sequence ATGTCTCCGCAGTCGTTGCCGGTTCGTGCCGGCCTGTTCCGTGCCCCGCTGTCCACCCTGGCGCTTGCGCTGGCCGCAGCCCTGTCCGGCGCGCTTCCCACCCTGGCCCAGGCCGATGAAGCGCGCACGCTGGACACCGTGCAGGTGACCGCCCCCATCGCCACCGAAAGCGGCAGCGCGACCAAGACCGACACCCCGCTGCGCGAGATTCCGCAGTCGATCTCGGTCATCACCGACCGGCAGATGCGCGACCGTGGCATCCACGGCGTGGAGGAAGCGGTGTGGTACACCGCTGGCGCCCAGGGCGGCCAGTACGGCGAGGACACCCGCAGCGACTGGCTGCTGGTGCGCGGCTTCAAGCCGGCCCGTTACCTTGACGGCCTGGCCACGGTGGAAGGCACCTGGACCGGCGAATCGCGCATCGAGCCGTATGGCCTGGAGCGCATCGACGTGCTGAAGGGCCCGGCCTCGGTCAACTACGGCGCGATGCCGCCGGGCGGCCTGGTCAATTTCGTCAGCAAGCGCCCGAGCGCCAACCCGCTGCAGGAGGTGGAACTGCAGGTCGGCAACTACGGCCTGAAGCAGGCCGCCTTCGACATCGGCGGCGCGCTCAACGACAGCGGCAGCGTCCTGTACCGCCTGGTCGGCCTGGCCCGCAACAGCGACAACGTCATCGACCAGGTCCATGACGACCGCTACTACCTCGCCCCGTCCATCACCTGGACCCCGGACGAGGCCAATTCGCTGACCGTGCTGGCCCGCTACCAGAAGAACGACACGGTCGAGACGGGCGGCTTCCTGCCCTACCAGGGCACGGTGGTGCCCGGTGTCAACGGCCGCTACATCTCCCGCCACTTCTTCAGCGGCGAGCCGGGGGTGAACGACTACACCAAGGAAGCCGCGTCGCTGGGCTATGAGTTCCGCCACGATTTCGGCGACGGCACCGTGTTCAACCAGAACGTGCGCTACAGCTGGGCCGAAGTGGATGCCAGCCACGGCAGTCTGGGCCTGTTCGGCCTGGCCGCGCCGGACAGCACCGAGCTGGTGCGCTACTACTACCCGCGCATGGACACCTCCGAGAGCGTGGCCATCGACAACAACCTGACGTTCCGCTTCCACAGCGGCCGCGTCGAGCACACCGTGCTGGCCGGGCTGGACTACCGCCGCGCGCGTGACGACTACGCCTCGGCGTTCCTGTTCGGCGCGCCCGGCATCGATGCCTACAACCCGGTGTACGGCGCGCCGGTGCAGGTGCCCGACTACACCTCGCGGCAGGTGCAGACGCAGGGCACGCTGGGCCTGTACCTGCAGGACCAGATCCGCATCGACCGCTGGCTGGTGACCCTGGCCGGCCGCCAGGACTGGGTCGGCACCGATACCGAACAGCGCATCGGCGGCACCGGCACCGCCCACCAGAGCGATGACCAGTTCTCCGGCCGGGTCGGCGTGAACTACCTGTTCGACAACGGCGTCAGCCCCTACGTCAGCTGGTCGCAGTCGTTCCAGACCACCATCGGCACCGATTTCGAAGGCCGCGCCTTCGTGCCGACCACCGGCGAGCAGTTCGAGGCGGGCGTGAAGTACCAGCCCGAAGGTGGCCGCCTGCTGCTGACCGCCGCTGCCTACCAGATCGAACAGGACAACACGCTCACCGTCGACCCGCAGCACACCCTGTTCTCGATCCAGCAGGGCCAGACCCGCGTGCGCGGCGCCGAGCTGGAAGGCCGCTGGAACATCGGCCAGGGCCTGAGCGTGTATGGCAGCTACACCCGCCTGGACGCCAAGGTCCGCCGCAGCACCGATGCCGCCTCGCTGGGCAAGCGGGTGGCGCTGGTGCCGAAGGAGAGCGCCTCGCTCGGCGCCGACTACACCTTCACCGCCGGCGCGCTGAGCGGCTTCGGCTTCGGTGCAGGCGTGCGCTACAACGGTGGCATCTACGGCGACATCTACAACGACTGGTACACCCCGTCGTTCACCCTGATCGACGCCAGCGTGCACTACGACCGTGGCCCGTGGCGCCTGCAGGTGAACGCCGCCAACGCGGCCGACAAGAAGTACGTGTCGGCCTGCAACAGCGCGACGTGGTGCTACTACGGCTACCCGCGCACCGTCACCGCCAGCCTGCGTTACCAGTGGTGA